Part of the Zingiber officinale cultivar Zhangliang chromosome 6A, Zo_v1.1, whole genome shotgun sequence genome, AACTTATTGTCGAAACTGCAAGTGCACGGTtaagtcatcaagtaataaaaataatgatgcacaaggactgttgattaaacaTTAGCTGAGTTCGCAAAATAAGTTATATAGACGACTGAAGGTTGTGAGAATGCAAGTGTGCacgaaagagagagagagagagttgagagaAACGTTAATCTAGGTATCCAGCTCGTCGAAGCTCATTCTAGAGGTGATAATACCTAGATTACCAAAATTATTATTGTTATTCCtagttatttatttgtttgttcaGAAATTACTTCCCCAGTCTTTACCAGCTTCCGAGGCCTATTTCTACCTCTATTGAGTTTCTCGGATTGTAAATGTTGTATTGTTTTTTACATTGCACATTTGCGGTAGAACTTACCATTGGAAGCCATCCAACATTGGCCATTTTACCAAATCACACCCTTTGCATTTGATCTTTTGATCAAATCGCACAGTATTTATTTTATACAAAATCACATCCCCATCATAAATTTTCCCATATTGTGTCCTTAATTTTCAAGTCCTCCCAGAATGAAAATGTAAATCGATTTACAAATTAGTTTGTCAATCAATTAACACTTGGATTCTAGAGGTAACTTAAACACCAAGGTTAATATCTGAAATTTTTATTGCCATTCAAAAACCTCAATAGTGGAGCATGATTTGATCAAAGCCAAACACAACGGGTATCTCGTTTGGTAGAATATCCTTCTAcattagtctttttttttttgcatagttTTAACAGACCTTTATTTGAGATTAGTTCTCAAGCTATAAGACTTTTGCTTCTGCTATTTATTATTGTTGGAGGAATGATAAATATATTTGCATTTCTCATTGTATTTgacttttattttaataaaaagaaATGCAGGTCAATTCCATTTTCAGTTTTTTCCAAGCAAGCTTgtgatttgtattttttttttccttcacatCTATTGCAGATGCAAAAATCTCAACACCTATCTAAATACTTGAACCCTACATGTTGTAGTTGTGAAACTCATCTTCATTTTTAGGATATATTATGAATCTTTCATGTCAGTTTCCAACATCTTATCCTTATTTTgtttcagtcagtataaaagaaaaaatttcagTGTGTTATCCTTCACCTTTGCAGGAATGACTGAAGCTGAttaaattttaaagttgaaaaattGTTACCTAGAGAAGAAATAGGATACTGAACAGAACAATGAGCTTGTTAATTCTAATATGATATCTGATCCTACCTGAAGACTATGAGATGATGCTGGCTCCTATGATCGAAGAACAATGAGCTTCTCGAGTTTTGAAGGAACTCCTCAACAATCCTGCACACAATCAAACGAGCCAACAAAACTTTAGTGACCTAAGATCtgggtgggaatccctagctaggccctccgacgcttaagtcagtctcCCCTCTTCATagtggaagaagaacagtaaccAAAGTGCAAGAAAGTAGGACTTCAAATGCAAATATTTGCGTACCTTGTCAGCGGAGAGGATTTtccttttataccacctcatataacATCCGCGATAGTGAAGTGGTCCCcggtttattagagtttattaggtGATAAAAGAAAATACAACCTGAGTGTTTCATGGTAGTGccgaggaatcttttttctatcCACAGATGTACGTCTTTTGTCATTTATGCTCCGCACCATTACTGAAGTTGTTGAAGGAGCATGCTATTATAACTGACTCATAAATGGGAAAACAATTAGTTTTCATAGGAGATTTCAAGGAAATATTCCCCAACAATTATGACAAGCTGTCAAACTGTTGTCTGTTATTTGCCTGGTGAATGCATCTCAGCCGCTCCACCAGGCCAGTCGCACTACTAATTATTGTATTAATACGCTCAACCATACATTAAATACTGCAAGAATTAGATCAAAAACTAATATATACACTTATTATGTCATAAGTTCACTTGAGAAGGCATATAATAAAGCATGTATGTTAGAATTATATTTTAGGGGTACTATACCTCCTAGTAATTTAAACTCGTCCGACCTTTAACAGGCCAGACATATACAGAGAACCTTATGTTTGTTCAGCCTTTACTCGGCCGAACGCGTATTGAAAACTCTATAGAAGATCAAGTATCTCTGGGTCCGTCCGGGCTTTACCCGGTCGGGTGTTCACAAagaaccttatgttcgttcaGTCTTTACCCGACCAAACGCGTATCGAGAACTATATATATAAGGTTACATATCTCTGGGTCTGTCTGGGCTTTACCCGACGGGGTATTCACCGAGAACTTTATGTTCATTTGGCATTTACCTGACCGAACGCGTAtcgaaaactatatatataaggttaagtatccaTGGGCCCTTCTGGGCTTTGCTCGGccgggtgttcacagagaacctttGTTAGTTCAGCCTTTACCCGACCGAACGTGTATCGAGAACTATATATATATGGTTAAGTATCTTTGGGTCCGTCTAGGCTTTGCTCGGTCGAatgttcacagagaaccttatatTCATTCAGCCTTTACCCGACTGAATACGTATCGAGAactatatatataaggttaagtatttCTGGGTTTGttcgggctttgcccggtcggatgttcatagagaaccttatgttcgttcaGCCTTTACCCGGTCAAACGCGTATCGAGAactatatatataaggttaagtatttCTGGGTCTGTCCGGGCTTTGCCCGGCCGGGTGTTCACTAAGAACCTATGTTCGTTTAGCCTTTACCCGACCAAACGCATATCGAGAactatatatataaggttaagtatctctgaGTCTGTCCGGGAAAACCGAGTGTTCACAAAGAACCTTATATTTTGTTCAGCCTTTACTTGGCCGAACGCATATTGAGAATTCTATAGAAGATCAAGTATCTCTAGGTCCGTTCGGACTTTGCCCGGCCGGGTGTTCACATAGAACATTATGTTCTTTCAGCCTTTACCCGACCGAACATGtattgaaaactatatatataaggttaagtatctttAGGTCCGTCCGAGCATTGCCAGACCGGGTGTTCACAAATAACCTTATGTTCGTTCAGCCTTTACCCGATCGAACATGTATCAAGAACTATATATATATGGCTAAGTATCTCTAGGTCTGTCCGGGCTTTCCCGGACCGGGTGTTCACAAAGAATTTTATGTTCATTCAACCTTTACCCGACCGAACGTGTATCGAGAACTATATATATATGGCTAAGTATCGCTGGGTTTGTCTTGCCTTTGCCTGACCGGATGTTCATAGAGAACCTTATGTTCTTCAGCCTTTACTTGGCCGAACGCATATTGAGAATTTTATAGAAGGTCAAGTATCTTTGGGTCCAtccgggctttgcccgaccgggTGTTCACAAagaaccttatgttcgttcaGCTTTTTCCCGGTTGAACACGTATCGAGAactatatatataaggttaagagCTTTATATAAGGCTTAGGTACATAGAGCCTGAACGACCTTTCGTTCAGCTGAATTCTTCTAAGTTTAACTGACCAATAACTGACTAAGCGTCCTATTTCTCGTTTTCATCATAAAGGCTTAGAATTCTTATATCTTACCACGCTTTCAATCGGTTGGCCCTATACAAGCGTTCTATTTTGGAACTATGGGGACGAGATTTAAGGATTTCGAGGCCAGGCGATCAACAGAACCAAATAATGAATATCACTCTATGTCCACTTTGACCACCACCCCATCTTGATTCGACCTCCCCGTCATCTCCTGAACCCACTAGccataacccgtatcactagcctccccttcaagtctagtcgaaggagatgcAGGCGACTAACTAAACCTAAGTCTTATTTTCTTCCGCTTGCCTTCTTACTAAGGTTATTCCACCATTTGTGCTTAGATTCGTGTTTTTTATACTCAGTGACTTTTCCAAAAACCATTTATTGATAACTGACTATTTTATAAGAAGTATTAAAGACGGGTAGAAAAATAATTAGGATGCAAAAAGCGTTACTCATGACGTTTCTCATAAATGCCTATTTATGGATAAACGCCACATGGCATCACCACTCATTTTCTGTAATCTTTTTTGACATTCTCCGCTTCAGGAACTGCGATGGCGTGCTTTGCCTCGCAAATCAACATCACCTTCTTACATGTAAATTACCGCTCCCCCTCCTTCTTGTTGTTTAATCGAACGGTTTCCCTTGAATTGTACCAGATAAAAACCCTAATCAATTATCATTCTTAATACTTTGCCCTTCATCTTCTCCGATCTCCTCCAgtgatttcttttctttgcaaCCCTCTGCATTTCCTTGCTCCTTCACACTTCTCTTTACTGTTTCTTCTTTTCAGGATTCCAGTAAGTAACCCATCCCGCCCTCGAATTTTAACAACTCTGATAGAGCCGCCCTCCGCCTTCAGTACGAAATCCCTAAAGATTATCGTATCGTTATTCCTGAGCCCAATACTTATCCTCATTGCCCTCCTACTAATCACGTTaccttctttaaggaccaactaaTAGTCGGTCTTCGCTTTCCTATTCCCCCCTTCATGTCAGAGGTCGGCCAATACTTCGACATTCCCTACAACAGTTTGCCGCTATTGCTTTTCGTTACATGTGCGGGCTATACATGCTGTTTCATCTTTTTGACATTCCCTTTACCCCTAGCAATCTGTTTCTAGTTGCTTACCTTAAGAAATCATAACATGAGGTGTTTCTTTTTCAATTCCGTCCAAAGATGGTCTTCTTCGAAGAAatgtcttcttccaataaaggttgGAAATCTCATTTCTTCCTCATGAGACTACACGAGCCTGCCCCTTGGTCTACCAAATGGCAATCCTCTTTTCCCCCTCATCCTGATCTGAACAGGCTCAAATGAGATCCTACTTTTCTTACTTATTCCAATAAATTGATTGGTCATCGCTTTTCATTCACAAATGACTGCGTGAAGATCTCCTACATTTGTTTGGCTTAAGCCCTATTCAAAAGAGGTTACCGAGTTCCTTAAGTAAGTTATGTGACCCCTTAGCCATTATCTTATTACTAATTATAGCATTTTCTATTCTGTACAGTGGATGCTGTTTTTTAGGTCCTAGTCGACAAGGCGATTGTTCTGGAGGACGAAGAATTTCTTGCTAAAGAGCAAGAACTTTTAGCTGAGCAGGGCTTGCCACAAAGTGTTCCATCTGGCGAAGCTTCTAGCAGTCAGGCAACCCCCTCTAGTGCAACAACTACTTTTGGGGAACTACCTTCTGATTTACCTCCCTTAACTGAGAATATTCTCTTAGAGGAGGGGGTCTatatcaagaagaaaggaaaaggcgAAAGCTTATCTTGACCCCCTCACCCAAGAGAAAAACACCTTCCACGCAAGAAGATCCTACTCAGGAGAACACGGGAGGACAATCTCCTGAACCCACTTTGTTCACCCTTTATCCAACCCTTTCCATTCAACAATCTGTTCAAATTCAGGAGACTATTTCTGTACCAGGCGACATCTTTGACCCCAGTTTCCTTATGTCTTTCCAGGGAGAATGTCCCTTGCCTACACATGACTCACCCTTTTACATTTTCTCCTTACCCTCTGTTCAAGCTTCATTATCTTTGACATTCACTCCTTCCCATACTCTTCCCATATTATTAGGAGGTCAGTTAATGAATCCTTGGAAAGAGGCAAGAAAACAACTCGGTGAGCTTACTCCCGTAGAATTATCAGATAGATTTTTATATGAACAAACTAAGGTAACACAACTTTTAAATAACCATTTCTCTTCCATTTTGATTACTACTAACATCTATTTTTCAGCACTGTGCGATGAGTACAAGCGTAGCTCAACAGTTGCATGATTTAACTCAGGCAAACGAGTCATTAAAGCAGCAAATTCCGGAGTCATTAACTCAAGTAAAATATTTGTGAATAATATTATTGAACCATGTTTacaaataaatttgtattatcaagttcaataaccaactaaacaagcttaaaatgtaaaaaaattcaagcaatcaaacaagcttgaattggaAACTTAATAACTtctaaacaaaccaagttcaaggcaagcttgaaccaagctcaatcAAACTTGGACCAAGCTCAAGCCAATAAAAAAGAAACCAAACCAAGTTTGAATAATCATTTCAACGGTTTGGTTCATTTTAGACTTATCTTGGCTTGGCTCGGTGACATTATCAAACAAGATCCAACACCACAAAACTTGGCTTGTCTTGGTTTGTTTACTGTCCTAGAAAGCATATCTTACATTATTATGACTTATTGTAGGGACCAAGCCTTCTGATTCCAGACTGATAAAAAAGCTTTAGTCTCACTTGTTTTTTCTTAAACTTGTTCATTCCTACTTTATTCGCAACCATCCAAAGTTTTCATTGCCTCCAAAAGTTAAAAGTGGCGTTTCACGTTTCTACTCACAAACTCACAGTGTTATAGTGTTTCAGAATATTATAGCCATTAAGTATCAAACATGTAATACCATGTCAATCcctataaatgaaccaagccaaGCAAAGTTTTGTagtgttcaagtttatttgataaggtaattaaGTCAAACCAAACCTAAAATGAACCAAACCGAtcataaaataaatcaaatcattgaAATAATTGTTTAATCTtggcttgattttttttataagcttgagcttggttcaagcttggcttgaacttgattcatttagatgttacCGAACCCTCAaatcaagtttgtttgatttatttaaaacttttatattttaagcTTATTTGGTTGGTTAGTGAATttgataatataattttatttgttcattttgaaattttcattgtttatttaacatattgataaaagttttattggtgaacattatttataaatattaacgagttgaatacatatgtgttcaaacttgttcGTTTAATTTAATAAGTTGGTCAAACTTGTTCATTCAATTGATCTTACACAAGATTCAAAAAGTATTCAATCATTTCATCCATGTGGCAATGGTTCCTCTcccttttataaaaaatatattaggtaaCTAATAATTGGGTTCTTGATACTGTACCCAAGAACCCAATTGTTACTCTTGAACAGCTTCACCAGCGCATCCTTAGATCCGAGAAGGTCTTGCCAAAATTCGCTCTTAGGCACAGTACGTTCGTGTTCGATTTTGGTTGTGATGGAATTTGATCGGACGAGGTGAACGATACCGGATGGAGAGAAACCCAGACCTTCGAAAGCTCGGAACTTTGGGGCAAGTATCTTCTCTACGTCCAAAAGAAGACATTTGGGGGAGCAATGTAGGATCTTTTTTACCGATGCGTCATCGAAGCCGTAACTTCTGAGGAAAGCAAGGACGGAGTCGGGCTGCTGCCGGGTTTGGATGCTCTTGAGAAGCTTCGAGGCCTTGGTGGCCTTCTCCTGGTCGAAGCCACATGAGTCGACGAGGTATTGCGCCATGAATATGTGCTTCCCAGTGGTGCATGCGGCGCCAGCGGCGGTGGCCGAGGCCGAGTAAGGTAAGATGGCAAAGAGGAGTGCAGCATCGTGGGAGCGAGGAGAACGAGCGGAAGGCACGGTTTTGCAGAAGAGGGTGAAGTATAATAGTCTCTTCATCGTTCTCTCCTCGATTTGATCGAAACCCTAGCGGCTGGAGATCACTTATTACCTGCTTGAGAATATTTTCCGATTTTGTCATTTATCCTCAGAatttgataatttatattttaccCTCTAGTTAAATTAGTCAGTaaaaaagtttctaaaaattacatTTCACACCTCAAAGTTTacatatattttaaaaaacaCCTATAAATTTTTTAGATCGTCAAATGGCCATAATTATTTGAAAGTTACTAACTTCGGCTCGAGTTTCGATATTTAATTAATATGATTGACAAAAGTAAAAGTGAGACGCCAAGCTTGCCAAACTTAATGAGAGTTTGATACAGATGTTATTCATGCAATCGATCTCGAATAAAGTTGATCAAGATTGATTTAGTGGGTTAAGGGTGATGTTAATAAAGTCAAGATTGATCGAATATTTAATAATAGAGAAGTCTAAATGTATTACAGTTGATCGAATACATGACAGTTAAAAATCTAATAGGGAATTTGTAATAGAGAAGTTCAAATGGATTATATTGGTCAGATATTTGGAAGTTAAAAGTCTAACAAAGAATTGATAAAAGAGAATTAAAGTATAAATAGATTATGGTGGACAGAACATTTAATATTAGAAGTGAAGTCCAATTTAATTAAGATTGATTATACACTTAGCAAAGAGGAAAGTTCTAAGAGGTTGTAGAGAATCAAATATTAAGCCGTGGTGAAATGATCAATGACTGGATGCTAGGTAATGATAAAGTTTCGACAAATCAAAATTGACTGAATTCTAGATAATGTCAAAGTTTCAGCAGATAAAGATTGATCAAATGCTAGGTCAAGGAAGTCTcaacaagtcaagattgaccggagcTGGGAAAAGAAGTCTAAGTAGATTGAGaataattaaatactagttaagGTAAAAAATTCAGCAATTTACCAAATGGCGCACGTGAAAATCTGAATTTATCAAAAAGCgtacactactttggtatttaccaaagagcgcacttttttaaaagcatttcctattttaccctcatgataatttgactttttctactgtttttcttttcttcattatatttctctcacttctctctctcctctgtcgGCAGAATATAGAAATAACATTAGCCaatttttaatcacattttaatacatttgaagaagccaaaataaataatggacatcatatttggactccttgcaattttagaaatccacaggaactgaaatgggtacaatcggagaTTTCTAGGCCGATTAGTGGGTTTctgtcaaaatccactgatggatctagagagctccgattgtactcatttcaatttctatggatttctaaaattacaaggagttcaaatatggtgtgcattatttattttgactttttatagatgttaacaagcaaaatcaaagaatcgacataaaagcccacgttgggcctgatatggaatcatatcaggcccaacgtgaaatttatatcaggcctaacgtgggcctgatatcattcatatcaggcccaatgggcCCGAtttgaatcatatcaggcccaatgtgggggtttttgtcgattctttgattttacatgttaaaaggcaaaataaataatggacaccatatttgaactcattCAATTTAGAAATCCATATAAagtgaaatgggtgcaatcgggcTCTTCTAGTCCATCGGTGGGTTTTAACCAAAACTCACTGAtcgagctccgattgcacccatttcaggtTCTATgaattctaaaattacaaggagtaaaaatatggtgtccattattattttaaaagtGGTAGACGGAGGTTTTGAAAactctaaatctctctttctttatttttcctttttttctttagcCATATGAAGAGTCACTGTAGTTGCTTGATATCTCCCATATCGAGCCCAATGGGCTTGATATGAGATATCGGGCCtagtaataacaaaaataaaaaataaaaaataaaaagaaataaagagagatttaggattttcaaaacctctggtccaagagtaaaaaataataatggacaccatattttaactccttgtaattttaaattcataaACTGAAATAGTCATCGAGGCTTTGGTCGATCGGTGGGTTTGGTCCAAACCCACCGATCGACCTGAAAGTCGATTCgattatggatttctaaaattgcgagttcaaatatggtgtccattatttattttggctttttatagatgttaacaagcaaaatcaaagaatcgacataaaagcccatgttaggcctgatatggaatcatatcaggcccaatgtgggcctgatatcattccatatcaggcccaacgtgggtctgatatcattccatatcaagcccacgttgggcctgatttgagtccatatcaggcccaatgtgagtttttttgtcgattctttgatttttgcttgttaacatatataaaaagccaaaataaataatggacactatatttgaactccttgcaattttagaaatccatagaaactgaaatgggtgcaatcggagctctctaggtccatcagtgggttttgaccgaaacccactgatcgatctagaaagctccaattgcacccatttcagtttctatgaatttctaaaattacaaggagtgaaaatatagTGTCCGTTATTATTTTTgacactcctagtggtggaccagaggttttgaaaaaccttaaatctctctttcttttttctttccttttttttgtttaggcctgatatgaagagatatcatgcccacgtcgggcttgatatctcttcatatcaagcccaatgtgggcctgatatggggagatatcaggcctagtagtaacaataaaaaataaaaaaataaaaaaataaaaagaaataaagagagatttagggttttcaaaacctctagtccaccactaggagtgccaaaaataataatggacaccatattttaactccttgtaattttagaaatgcatagaaactgaaatgggtacaatcggagctttctaggtcgatgagtgagtttcggtcaaaatccactgatggacctagagagctccgattgcaacCATTTCAGTTTATATGGATTTccaaaattgcaaggagttcaaatatgatgtccattatttattttgactttttatagatgttaacaagcaaaatcaaagaatcggcataaaagcccacgttgggcctgatatcattccatatcaggcccacgttgggcctgatttgagtccacatcaggcccaatgtgggcttttttgctgattttttgattttgcttgttaacatctataaaaagctaaaataaataatggacaccatatttgaactacttgcaattttagaaatccatagaaactgaaatgggtgcatgACTCTCAGGTCCAtgatcgatctagaaagctccgattgcacccatttcagtttctatgaatttctaaaattacaaggagtgaaaatatggtgtccattattatttttggcactcctagtggtagaccagaggttttgaaaaatcctaaatctctctttatttctttttatttttttatttttttattttttgttgttactaggcctgatatatctcatatcaggcccacattgggcctgatatggggagatatcaggcccaacgtgggcatgatatctcttcatatcaagcttcaaaaaaaaaggaaaaaaaaagaaagagagatttagggtttttcaaaacctctggtctaccactaggagtgccaaaaataataatggacatcatattttcactccttgtaattttagaaattcatagaaactgaaatgggtacaatcggagctttctagatcgatcagtgggtttcggtcaaaactcacttatggacctagagagctctgattgcacccatttcagtttctatggatttctaaaattgcaaggagttcaaatatggtgtccattatttattttggctttttatatatGTTAACAATCAAAAATTAAAGAATCGACAAAAAACCCCACATTGGGCATGATATGGACTCaaattaggcccaacgtgggcctgatatggaatgatatcaggcccacgttgggcctgatatgattccatatcaggtccaacgtggacttttatgccgattctttgatctTGCTTGTTAATATCTATtaaaagcaaaaataaataatgtacaccatatttgaactccttgtaagtttagaaatccatagaaactgaaatgagtgcaatcggagctctctaggtccatcagtgggttttgaccggaACCCACTGATCAACCTagaaagctctgattgcacccatttcagttcctgtggatttctaaaattgcaaggagtccaaatatggtgtccattatttattttggcttcttcaaatgtattaaaatgtgattaaaaattgactaatgttattcctatattctgccgacagaggagagagagaagtgagagaaatataatgaagaaaagaaaaacagtagaacaagtcaaattatcaggagggtaaaataggaaatgcttttaaaaaagtgTGCTCTTTGGTAAATAACAAAGTagtgtacgccttttggtaaattcagatttttacatgcgccttttggtaaattgccgtaaAAAATTCAACCTTGGCATAGTTGAAATAGATGTATCAATCGACTCTTAGATAGTTACAATCGATTGATGAACTTATAAACTTTGAATTTTGGATTTGAGGAGATTTGAGAGAGTTTATTGCTCATCGACTGACGAATTTTATCCAGCATCAGTCaacactatttaaaaaaaaaaaaatctgagtcAGAGTTATGAAGTTGACAAATGCATCTCAACTGATAAACCATAttgttcaaaaataaaaaatttcatttgTATGCCTATTCCACTGAACAAATCATACTTTTGTTATGGTTTTCATGAATGAAATAATTATTGTGCCGAGGTAAGCCTACTCCTAGTTGTTTATTTAGAAATTACTGTTGATCTTTACTAGTTTTGAAGGCCTATTTTACCTCTATTCAGTTTCTCATATTGTAAATattgtatgatatgatatgatatgatattattatTTACATTGCACATT contains:
- the LOC121994885 gene encoding uncharacterized protein LOC121994885 encodes the protein MKRLLYFTLFCKTVPSARSPRSHDAALLFAILPYSASATAAGAACTTGKHIFMAQYLVDSCGFDQEKATKASKLLKSIQTRQQPDSVLAFLRSYGFDDASVKKILHCSPKCLLLDVEKILAPKFRAFEGLGFSPSGIVHLVRSNSITTKIEHERTVPKSEFWQDLLGSKDALVKLFKSNNWVLGSIE